In Methanosarcina siciliae T4/M, one genomic interval encodes:
- the mfnA gene encoding tyrosine decarboxylase MfnA, whose product MNEQGLSEKEIFSFLENAKSEDTDYYRVLSSMCTHPHKIAVEAHRLFIEANLGDLGLFAGACRLEQEVVRMLGELLHAPSIVVPSGGSCESSVCGYLTTGGTESNIQAVRGMKNLVTTGKKGFKGVPNIVIPESAHFSFDKVADMMGIEVRRASLDSEFRVDLSSVESLIDINTMGLVGIAGNTEFGQIDPIDKLSEIALENELFLHIDAAFGGFVIPFLEKPQPFDFKVPGVSSIAIDPHKMGLSTIPSGALLFRSPSFLDSLKVNTPYLTTKAQFTLTGTRSGASAAATCAVMKYLGNEGYRKNVHYCMQLTEKLVTEARKIGFEPLLEPVMNVVALKVPNPDLVREQLLERFGWNVSITRIPRALRLVLMPHNTLEDIELFVQDLKKVTAEI is encoded by the coding sequence TCTTTCTGAAAAAGAGATATTTTCCTTTCTGGAAAATGCGAAGTCAGAAGATACGGATTATTATCGGGTTTTAAGTTCAATGTGTACTCACCCTCATAAGATCGCAGTTGAGGCTCACAGGCTCTTTATTGAGGCCAATCTGGGCGATCTCGGGCTTTTTGCTGGAGCTTGCAGGCTTGAACAGGAGGTTGTCAGGATGCTTGGGGAGCTTCTCCACGCCCCTTCAATTGTTGTTCCTTCCGGAGGCTCCTGTGAGAGTTCGGTTTGCGGCTACCTTACTACAGGAGGTACCGAATCCAATATTCAGGCTGTAAGAGGAATGAAAAACCTTGTAACCACAGGAAAAAAAGGATTTAAAGGGGTTCCAAACATTGTAATTCCTGAGTCGGCACATTTTTCTTTCGATAAGGTTGCCGACATGATGGGGATAGAGGTCAGGAGGGCTTCACTGGATTCGGAGTTCAGGGTTGACCTTTCATCCGTTGAAAGTCTTATTGATATAAACACTATGGGACTTGTAGGGATAGCAGGAAACACCGAATTTGGCCAGATAGACCCCATTGACAAACTCTCGGAAATAGCGCTTGAAAACGAGCTTTTCCTGCATATTGATGCAGCTTTTGGAGGTTTCGTAATTCCTTTCCTCGAAAAACCCCAGCCTTTTGATTTCAAAGTACCAGGTGTTAGTTCGATTGCCATAGACCCCCACAAGATGGGCCTTTCCACAATTCCGTCAGGAGCTCTGCTTTTCAGATCCCCTTCTTTCCTTGACTCCCTTAAAGTGAACACTCCATACCTTACCACAAAGGCCCAGTTTACACTTACCGGTACAAGGAGTGGAGCTTCAGCTGCTGCTACCTGCGCTGTCATGAAATACCTTGGTAATGAAGGTTACAGAAAGAATGTGCATTACTGCATGCAGCTTACCGAAAAACTGGTCACAGAAGCTCGAAAAATTGGTTTCGAACCCCTGCTCGAACCGGTCATGAACGTAGTCGCTCTGAAAGTCCCGAACCCTGACCTTGTCAGAGAACAGCTGCTTGAAAGATTCGGTTGGAATGTCTCAATTACCCGTATCCCAAGGGCTCTCAGGCTGGTCCTGATGCCGCATAACACTCTCGAAGATATTGAATTATTTGTACAGGATCTTAAAAAAGTGACCGCAGAAATTTAA